GACAGGCGGGCGAGTCCGCCGCCCTCGCCTGGGTCCGCGAGCAGGGCTGGACGGTGCTCGCCCGGGACTGGCGGGCGCGCGCCGGCCAGATCGACATCGTGGCGGAGGACGGGGAGACCCTGGTCCTCATCGAGGTCAAGGCCCGCCGCGGGACCGGGTTCGGCCTGCCCGAGGAGGCGGTCGACGTCCGCAAGCAGCAGAAGCTCCGCACCCTGATGGAGACCTATCGCCTGGCCACCAAGCGGCAGCGCCAGCAGTGCCGCATCGACGTGCTCGGGCTCATCCTGGACGACCGGCTGCAGGTCACCCGCTGCCAGCACATCCCCAACGCCGTGGGTGACGAATCTACGGCGTGATCGTGAACGGCGCCGAGGCGGAGACCGGGTAGCCGGGGAACGACGCCTTGGCGTGGTACTGGCCGGGCGGTACCTGTTGAAGCTTGTACGGGTCCTCGTTGCCCTTCTGGTCCCAGGGAACGGGATAGGTGAGCGTCCCGCCCCGCGGCGCCAGCGGCTGGCAACCATCGGCGGGGCAGCCGAGGTGCACCGCGTAGACCGCGGCTCCTGACGGATCGGGCTCGATGGCGAAGTCGCCGGCGGCGTTGAAGAGGCAGCCGCCGGCGCTGAGGTTGCGCACCACCACCTTCACGGTCACGGCCGCGCCGGCCGCGTATCGGGGGAGGTCGGTGGTGGTGCTGATGCCCACCTCGCCAGGGGTGCAGGTCGGCGCCGGGGTGCGGGCGGCGAGGGTGGCCGAGGTCGTCGGGCGCGCCGTCACCCGGGTGGTCGGCGTCGCCGGCACCGGGGTGCCGAACGAGACGCTGGCGGTGGTGCTCCGCGAGGTGGTCGAGCTCGTCCCGGTGGACGGCGGGGGGCTGCTCTGCGCCGTGGACGGCCCGCCGCCGCAGGCGGCGCCGAAGAGCACGAGGACCGTGACCGCCGCGAGGGGGGCGCCGCGCATCGCGTCACTCTACGGTTTCGACGGTGGGCAGGGTGAGCGCCCGCTCGGAGGGCCGCGGGACAGCCCGCGCGCGCCATCATGGACGGATCACCGGTCGCCCTCCGAGGACGCTCCATGTGCCGCAGCATCAAGACGCTGCGCGGGATCGAGCCCCCCGCCAGCGCCGACGACGTGCACGCCGCCGCGCTCCAGTTCGTGCGCAAGGTGAGCGGCTACCGGGCCCCGTCGGCCGCCAACCGCGAGCCCTTCGACGCCGCGGTCGAGGCGGTCGGCGCCGCCGCCCAGCAGCTGCTCGTCGACCTGCGCCCCGGCTACGCCGCCTCCGGGCGCCGGCCGCAGCGTCGCAGCTCCGAGCCCACGTAGCCGACCAGCTCCACCGCGGCCCGCCGTGCCGGCGCCTGGGCGTCGCGGCGCCCGGTCCCGGCGGCGGCGAGCCCGTCCTCGAGCTCGCGGACCAGGGCGAGCGCGCGGTGCGCGGTGCCGTCGGCGCCGAGCGCCGCCACCGCCTCCGGCTCCGGCGTGGTGGGCTGGCCGCCGAGGGTGGCGAGGATCTCGCCGAGCGCCTCCAGCACCTCGGAGTGGACCAGCACGGCGCGGACCACCCGCTCCTCCCGCCGCTCGCCGGTGAGCAGGTCGAGGCCGGCCTCGAGGTGCCCGCGGAGCAGGTGCATCCGGCGGGCGGCGCTGCGCAGCACCGCGGCGTGGCGCTGGTTGACCGCCTCCTGCGCGAGACTGGCGCGGAGGCTGGCGTAGCGGGAGGTCTGGGGCGGGGGCGACGGCCGCCGCGGGGCGCCCTCGGTGGGCGCGCCGGAGATCGGCGGCACCCCGAGCCGCGCCAGCAGCAGGTGCTCGGTGCCGCAGTGCCAGAGCCCGGCGACGTCCCGGTCGCGACACGGGGCGCCGCAGTGCGCGCACCTTCCCACCCCCTCCATCGCCGGAGTCATCACCTTCCTCCTTCAGGACCCGGGCCGGTGGGCACGGGTCCGGGGAGCAGCGTAGGCAGCCCCCGAGGCGCGGAACATCACGGATTCCCGTGATTTCTTGCGTCTGGCCTGTGCGGGCGCGATACCACTTCCCAGGCTGTATACTCATCTGTATGACTGCGAGCGCCACCTGCTGCGCCGTCCAGGGCGTCGCCGGAGTGCCGGTCACGGTCGAGGCCGATCTGAGCAACGGGCTCCCCGGCTTCACCGTGGTGGGCCTCACCGACCGGGCCATCCAGGAGGCGCGGGTGCGGGTGAAGGCGGCGGTCGGCAACTCGGGGCTCGACTTTCCCAACCGGAAGCTGACCGTCAACCTCGCACCCGCCGAGCTCCCCAAGGAGGGCACCGGCTTCGACCTGGCGATCGCGGTCGCGGTGCTTCGCTGCGGCGGCCGCGAGCTCCGCCTCGAGGGCACCGCCCTGCTCGGTGAGCTCGCCCTCGACGGCGAGCTGCGCCCGGTGGCCGGGGTGCTCCCCATGGCCCGCTGCCTGCGCGCCGCCGGGGTGCGCCGGCTGGTGGTGCCGCCGGGGAACGCCGCCGAGGCCTGCCTGGTCGAGGGCCTCGAGGTGGTCGCCCCGGCCTCGCTCCGCGCCTGCGTCGAGCACCTCGACGGCACCACCCCGCTCCCGCTCGCGACCCCCGTGCCGGCCCCGCCCGCGCTCCCGGGCGGGGTCGACCTCGCCGACATCCGCGGGCAGGCCACCGCCAAGCGCGCCCTCGAGATCGCCGCCGCCGGGGGACACAACCTGCTCATGGTCGGCCCACCGGGGTCGGGCAAGACGATGCTCGCCCGCGCCCTCGCCTCGCTGCTCCCCGACCTGATCGTGGAGGAGGGCCTCGAGGTCGCGGCCGTGTACTCGCTGCGCGGGGCGCTGCGCGACCGTCACGCCGCCTCGCTGCGCCCGCCCTTCCGCGCCCCCCACCATTCGATCTCGCGGGCCGGCCTGGTCGGCGGCGGCGCCGGCCTCGCCCGGCCCGGCGAGATCAGCCTGGCCCATCGCGGCGTGCTGTTTCTCGACGAGCTCTGCGAGTTCTCCCGGGGTCACCTCGAGGCGCTCCGCCAGCCGCTGGAGGAGCGGACCATCACCGTGGCCCGGGTCCGGGGCGCGGTCGTCTTCCCCGCGTCGATCACCCTGGTGGCCGCCGCCAACCCCTGCCCCTGCGGTCACCACGAGGACCCGGCGCAGCTGTGCTCCTGCGAGCCCCGAGCGCTGACCGCGTACCGGTCGCGGCTCAGCGGGCCGGTGCGCGACCGGATCGACCTCGGCGTCCGGGTGCCGCGCCAGGCCTACGGCCAGCTCTTCGACGCCACCCCGGAGGAGCCCTCGGCAGCGGCGCGCAGCCGGGTGGAGGCGGCCCGCGGCCGGCAGCGCGACCGCGAGGAGCCGGCGGGGGCCTCGCTCAACGCGCTGCTCGACGCCCGCCGCCTGCTCCGGGCGGCGCGGCCGACCGGCGCCGCCACCCGGCTGCTCGCCGCCGCCGGCGAGCGGCTGGGGCTCAGCGCCCGTGGCTTCCACCGCGTGCTCCGGGTGGCCCGCACCGTGGCCGACCTCGCCGGCGAGGACCGGGTGGGGGAGGATGCGGTGGCCGAGGCGCTTCGCCATCGCGGCGAGGCGGGGGCGTGAACGGCTGCCGGCGGGTGGCGCGCGGCGGCCCCGGCTGGCCGGTCCCGCTCGAGCACCTCGCCACCCCCCCCGCGGAGCTCTGGGTGCGGGGCACGCTCTGGCCGCCCCCCGCCGCCGCGGTCGCGGTGGTCGGGGCGCGGGCGGCCACCCTGACCGGCCTGGAGGTGGCGCGCGAGCTGGGACGCGAGCTCGCCACCGCCGGGGTGCTGGTGATCAGCGGGCTGGCCCGGGGCATCGACGCCGCCGCCCATCGCGGCGCCCTCGAGGCGGGCGGTCCCACCCTCGCCGTGCTCGGCTGTGGCGTCGACCTCTGCTATCCGCCCGGCCACGAGCGGCTGCTGGAGGCGGTCTGCGGCGCCGGCGCGGTGATCTCCGAGGACCCTCCGGGCACCGGGCCGGTCGCCTGGCGTTTCCCGCGTCGCAACCGGCTGATCGCCGCCCTCGCCCTCGGCGTGGTGGTGGTGGAGGCGGGCGAGCGCAGCGGGGCGCTGAGCACCGCCCGCCACGCCGCCGACCTGGGGCGGGAGGTCCTGGCCGTCCCGGGGTCGGTCCGCAGCGCGCAGAGTCGCGGCACCAACCGGCTGATCCGGGTCGGCGCGACTCCCCTGCTCGAGCTCGAGGACCTCGCCGGGGCGCTCCCGGAGCTGCCCCTGGCGAGCCCGCGGCGGCTGGCGACAGGCCCCGCCGCGCCCCCCGACGACCCGGTCCTGCGCGCCCTCCTCGAACTGGTGGGCAGCGACCCGGTGCACCCCGACCAGCTCGCCGAGGCGACCCGTGCCGGGGCCGCCGAGATCGCCGTCCGCCTCTGCGCCCTGGAGCTCGGGGGGTGGGTCCGCAGCCTCCCCGGGGGTGGGGTCAGCCGGGTCGGCGGCCGGTGAGGGGCATCCGGGCGGTCGCGAGACCGCTGCTATGATCGGCCGCACGCCGCGGCCGGCGAGTTTGACTGGCAGCGACCGCGGAGAGACTGCAGGGCATGGCCAACCGCCTCATCATCGTCGAGTCACCGAGCAAGGCGCGCACCCTCGGCAAGTTCCTCGGCTCCGGCTACACCATCAAGGCGTCGATGGGGCACGTCCGCGACCTGCCGAAGTCGAAGCTCGGCGTCGACCTCGAGAAGGGATTCGCGCCCCAGTACGAGGTCACCAAGGAGGCGCAGATCAAGGAGCTGCGCGCCGCGGCCAAGGGCGCCATCGAGGTGATCCTCGCCTCCGACCCCGATCGCGAGGGCGAGGCCATCGCCTGGCACCTCGCCGAGGCGCTCCGCCTCAAGGACCCTCAGCGCGTGGTCTTCCACGAGATCACCCGCGCGGCGGTCGAGGCGGCGCTGCTCGCCCCCCGCCTGATCGACCGTGACCTGGTCGCCGCCCAGGAGGCGCGCCGGGTCATCGACCGCCTGGTCGGCTACCAGCTCAGCCCCTTCCTCTGGAAGAAGGTGCGCACCGGACTGAGCGCCGGGCGGGTGCAGTCGGTCGCGGTGCGGCTGGTCGTCGACCGCGAGAACGAGATCGACGCCTTCGTCCCCGAGGAGTGGTGGACGGTGGAGGCCCAGCTGGCCACCGACCAGGGGGCAACCGTCATCGCCCGGCTCTACGCCCAGCGCGGCGACGCCACCCTGGCCGAGGGGGAGGAGGAGGAGGTCTCCGGCAAGGCCGCCGACCCTGGGGACACCAAGCTCCGCCTGCCCGACGAGGCGGCGGCGCTGAAGGTGCTGGCCGCCCTCGGCGTCGACGCGGAGGGCCAACCCGGTGCCGGTGTGCCGCCCTTCGAGGTCGCCAAGGTCACCGCCCGCGAGTCCACGCGATCGGCGCCCAATCCCTACACCACCAGCACGATGCAGCAGGACGCCAGCACCCGGCTGCGGATGGCGCCGAAGAAGAGCATGCAGATCGCCCAGGGTCTCTACGAGGGGATCGAGCTGGGCAGCGAGGGCCCGGTCGGCCTGATCACCTACATGCGCACCGACTCGACGCGGATCAGCGACAGCGCACGTGCCGCCGCCCACGCCCACATCGAGTCGGCCTACGGGAAGCAGTACGTGGGCCGGGGCACCCCCAGGGTGTCGAAGGCCAAGGCGCCGGCGGTGGCCGCCCAGGACGCGCACGAGGCGATCCGTCCCACCGACCCCGAGCGCACCCCGGACTCGGTCGCGACCCACCTGACCGCTCCCCAGCTCAAGCTCTACGACCTGATCTGGCGCCGCTTCGTGGCCAGCCAGATGGCCCCGGCGAAGTTCGACACCACCCGCGTCGACATCAACGCGGGCGACTACGTCTTCCGCGCCAACGGGTCGGTGCTCCGCTTCGACGGCTTCACCCGGGTGCTGCGCCGCGACGACGACCAGAAGGATCGGAGCCTCCCGGCGCTCGTCGAGGGCGCCCTGCTGGCGCTGCAGCAGCTGACCCGCGAGGGCCACGTCACCCAGCCGCCCCCCCGCTACACCGAGGCCTCGCTGATCAAGGAGATGGAGGAGCGCGGCATCGGCCGGCCCTCCACCTATGCGCCCACGGTCGACGTCATCCAGGAGCGCAAGTACGTGCGCCAGGAGGAGCGGCGGCTGCATCCCACCGAGCTCGGCAAGACCGTCGACGGCGTGCTCCGCAGCCAGTTCCCCGCGATCGTCGACGTCACCTTCACCGCCGACCTGGAGAAGCGGCTCGACGGGGTCGAGGACGGGCACGCCGGCTTCGAGGCGACGATCCGCGAATGGTACACGCCCTTCGCCGACACCCTGGAGAAGGCCGAGAACAACCTCGAGCGGGTGAGGATCCCCACCAAGGACACCGGCGAGGAGTGCCCGGAGTGCGAGGAGGGCCGGCTGGTGGTCCGCGAGGGCCGCTTCGGCGAGTTCGTGGGCTGCTCCCGCTACCCCGAGTGCAAGTACATCAAGAAGGACGGGCCCGCGCCCGAGCCCACCGGCGAGCCCTGCCCCGACTGCGGGCGTCCGCTGGTGGTGCGCCAGGGCAAGCGCGGGCCGTTCACCGGCTGCTCCGGCTATCCCGACTGCAAGTACCTGCGCGACGAGGCGGCCAAGCCCGCCGGCGCCGAGGGCGACGCGGCCCCCGAGGAGCTCGGCGCCTGCCCGGAGTGCGGGAAGCGACTGGCCCGCAAGAGCGGCCGACGCGGGCCGTTCGTGGGGTGCTCCAACTACCCCGACTGCAAGTACATCCAGCCGCGCGCGAGCGGCGAGCAGGGCGGCCGTCCCGCGGCCCAGCCGACCGGCGAGAACTGCCCCGACTGCGGCAAGCCGCTGGTCACCCGGATGGGCCGGCGAGGACCCTTCGTGGGCTGCTCCGGATACCCGAAGTGCCGTCACATCAAGGGCGACGCCCCCCCCGATGGAGTGCCCGCCAACGGCACCTCGGGCGACGGCGCCGCTCCCGCGGCCGCGGCACCGGTCGCGCCGGTGGTGCTCGACCCCGAGCTCGGCGCCTGCCCCGACTGCGAGCGTCCCCTGGTCCGCCGCCAGGGCCGCTTCGGCCCGTTCGTGAGCTGCTCCGGCTACCCGAACTGCAAATACCGACCGCCCAAGGCCACGGCGGCACGCTCCGCCGCCGGGTGAGCATGAGCGCTGCGCGGCCGCATGCGACCACCATCGTGGCGGTCAAGCGGGGAGGCCAGGTGGCCATCGCCGGCGACGGTCAGGTGACCGTCGGCGACGTCGTGATGAAGCACCGCGCCGGCAAGGTGCGGCGGCTCTTCCACGACGAGATCATCGTGGGCTTCGCCGGCGCTGTCGCCGACGCGTTCACCCTGTTCGACAAGTTCGAGCAGCAGCTCGAGAAGCACCAGGGCAACCTCCTGCGCGCCGCCGTCGGGCTCAGCCGGGAGTGGCGCACCGACCGCTACCTGCGCCACCTCGAGGCGATGCTGCTGGTCGCCAACTCCTCTCAGCTGCTCCTGCTGAGCGGCGATGGTGAGATCATCGAGCCAGACGACGACGTCGCCGCCATCGGCAGCGGCGGGCCGTACGCCCACGCCGCGGCCCGCGCGCTGGTGCAGAACACCGAGCTGACCGCCCCCGAGGTGGCCCGGCGCGCCCTGGAGATCGCGGCCAGCCTCTGCATCTACACCAACGACCACATCACCGTGCAGACCCTCGACACCATCGACGAGGCCCCCGCGGGCACCGCCGGCGAGAAGACGGCTGCGGAGAGCCTTCCATGAGCGACACCCGCCCCGGTGGCGCCCCCGCCCACGTTCCCGACGGAGAGGCACCCCTGACCCCCGCCGCCCGTGGCGAGCGCGAGGGCGCCGAGCCCGCCGACACGAATCTGCCCGGGGGCGTCGCGCCCGCCGGCACGCCTGCGCCCACCACCCCGGGCGGTGACGCCGCCGCGGCCGAGCCGGCCGCGGAGACCCCACCCGGCGTCGACGAGCTGCGCCCGGCGCAGATCGTCAGCCGCCTCGACGAGTTCATCATCGGCCAGGACAGCGCCAAGCGCGCCGTCGCCGTCGCCCTCCGCAATCGCCTGCGCCGCCAGCGCCTCCCCGAGGCGATGCGCGCGGAGGTGATCCCCAAGAACATCCTGATGATCGGCCCCACCGGGGTGGGGAAGACGGAGATCGCCCGCCGGCTCGCCCGGCTCACCCGCTCCCCCTTCATCAAGGTGGAGGCGACCAAGTTCACCGAGGTGGGCTACGTCGGCCGTGACGTCGAGGCGATCATCCGCGACCTGCTCGAGCAGACCATCACCGAGGTCCACAACGACCGCGTCGCCGAGGTCGAGGGCAGCGCCCGGGACACCGCAGAGGAGCGCATCCTCGACGCCCTCCTCGACGCCGACGCCCGCGAGGCCCTGGAGGGCACCAAGTCCGGCAGGGGCACCCGCGCCAGGCCCGCCACCGGCACCCCGACCGCACCGCCGGCTCCGCCGGCCGCCGAGGTCGAGGCCGCGGCCGGGGCCGCCACCGAGGCAGGGGCCGCCATCGAGGCCGGGGCTGCCACCGAGACCGGGGTCGCTCCCGAGGCCCCGGCTCCGGCCGCCGGCGACGGCGACGGCGACGGCGAGGCGGCGCCCGACGGCGAGACCGGCCCGGACGGAGAGACCGCGCGCCGCCGCCGCCGGCTGCAGCGCCGCCGCCTGCGCCAGCGGCTGCGCGCCCGCCAGCTCGAGGACCGGGTGGTCGAGATCGAGGTGGAGGAGCCGTACCAGCCGATGGTCGAGAACGTCTCCGGCGCCGGCTTCGAGGACATGGGCGCGACCCTCGCCGACTTCCTCTCCCAGCTCGCCCCGCCCCGCAAGCGGATGAAGCGGATGACCGTCGCCGACGCGCGGACCGCCCTCGTCGACGAGGAGACCGATCGCCTCATCGACATGGACCGGGTCTACGACGAGGCCATCCGCTCGGTCGAGGACAGCGGCATCGTCTTCATCGACGAGGTCGACAAGATCGCCGGCCAGGGCTCGGAGCACGGCCCCGACGTCAGCGGTGAGGGGGTCCAGCGCGACCTCCTCCCGGTGCTCGAGGGCTCGACGGTGCACACCCGATACGGCGCCGTCCACACCGACCACATCCTCTTCATCGCCGCCGGCGCCTTCACCATGTCCCGGCCGAGCGACCTGATCCCCGAGTTCCAGGGCCGCTTCCCGATCCGCGTCGAGCTGAAGCCGCTCAACGAGGCCGACCTTGCGCGGATCCTGGTCGAGCCCAGCAACTCCCTGACCAAGCAGTACACCGCCCTGCTCGGCACCGAGGGGGTCACCCTCGAGTTCAGCGCCGACGGCCTCCAGGAGCTCGCCCACCAGGCCGCCCAGGTGAACCAGCAGGACGAGAACATCGGCGCCCGCCGGCTCTTCACCATCCTCGAGAAGGTGCTGGAGGACGTCTCCTTCCGCGCCGACGAGTTCGCCGGCCAGACAGTCACGGTCGACGCCGCCATGGTCCGGGCCAGGCTGGGCGACCTGGTCAGGAACGAGGATCTGCGGCGCTACGTGCTGTAAGGGTGGAGCGACGTCGTCGCAGGCCCTTCACGACGAAGCCGATCTCGCCGGCAAGCCGCCCCCAGCGTCGAATGCGTCTCCAGTGGGTACACTGCGCCCATCACACACCCCCGGTGGTCGCCGGCGAGGGTGCCCGATCAGTGCCGATCGGGTATGCCGGCACTGGACGCCGGGGGGAGGCAACAACCCCCAATCTGGAGGAGAAGGCACCGTGCCTGTCGCAACCCTGCGCCAGCTCCTGGAGGCCGGAGTCCACTTCGGTCACCAGACGAGCCGGTGGAATCCCAAGATGCGCCCGTACATCTTCGCGGCGCGCAACGGCATTCACATCATCGACCTGCAGCAGACCCAGGCGATGCTGGACGAGGCCTGTGAGTTCGCCCGCGACCTGGTCGCCGGCGGCGAGAAGATCCTGTTCGTGGGCACCAAGAAGCAGGCCCAGGACACCATCGAGGAAGGCTGCAAGCGCAGCGGGCAGTTCTACGTGACCCACCGGTGGATGGGCGGCATGCTCACCAACTTCGGGGTCATCCAGCGCCGCCTCCGCAACCTCGCCGACCTCCGCGCCGCCCATGAGCGTGGCGACTTCGAGCGGATGGGCGCCAAGGAGGCGAACGTCAACCAGGACGAGCTCGACCGCCTGGAGCGCAACTTCGGCGGCATGGCGGGGATGAAGCGTCTCCCCGGAGCCCTCTTCGTGGTCGACTGCCGCAAGGAGCGGCTGGCGGTCACCGAGGCGAACAAGCTGCACATCCCGGTGATCGCGATCGCGGACAGCAATGTCGACCCCGAGCAGATCCAGCACGTGATCCCCGGCAACGACGACGCCATCCGCGCGGTGCGGCTGATCACCGGGCTGCTGGTCGACGCCATCGTCGACGGCCAGCAGATGCTCGGCGAGCGCGAGATGCGCGAGCGCCAGGCCGCCGAGGAGGCGGCCGCCGAGGCCGCGGCGGCGGCGGCGCGTGCCGAGGCGGCGGCGGCCAACGTCGCCGGCCAGGAGGCCGAGATGGCGGGCGCGACCGCAGGCACGGAGGAGGCGTAGGTGGCCGAGAACGGGACGGAGATCACCGCCGCCCTGGTCAAGCAGCTTCGCGAGATGACCGGCGCGGGGATGATGGACTGCAAGCGCGCCCTCGCCGACACCGGCGGCGACATCGAGAAGGCGAAGGACAAGCTCCGCGAGAAGGGCATGGCCCGCGCCGCAGGGAAGTCGGACCGCACCGCCAACGAGGGCATCGTCGAGGCGTATCTGCACAGCCCCGGGGGCGCCGCCCCCAAGCAGGGCGCGCTGCTCGAGCTCAACTGCGAGTCCGACTTCGTCGCCAGGACCGACGACTTCAAGGCGCTCGCCCGCGAGCTCGCCCTCCAGGTGGTCGGTGCCCGGCCGCGCTGGGTGCGCCGGGAGGAGGTTCCCGCCGACATCGTCGAGCGTGAGAAGGCGATCTACCGCGCCCAGGTCGCCGGCAAGCCGGACAACATCATCGAGAAGATCGTCGACGGCAAGCTCGAGGCCTTCTACGGCGAGGTC
This Candidatus Dormiibacterota bacterium DNA region includes the following protein-coding sequences:
- the hslU gene encoding ATP-dependent protease ATPase subunit HslU, whose protein sequence is MSDTRPGGAPAHVPDGEAPLTPAARGEREGAEPADTNLPGGVAPAGTPAPTTPGGDAAAAEPAAETPPGVDELRPAQIVSRLDEFIIGQDSAKRAVAVALRNRLRRQRLPEAMRAEVIPKNILMIGPTGVGKTEIARRLARLTRSPFIKVEATKFTEVGYVGRDVEAIIRDLLEQTITEVHNDRVAEVEGSARDTAEERILDALLDADAREALEGTKSGRGTRARPATGTPTAPPAPPAAEVEAAAGAATEAGAAIEAGAATETGVAPEAPAPAAGDGDGDGEAAPDGETGPDGETARRRRRLQRRRLRQRLRARQLEDRVVEIEVEEPYQPMVENVSGAGFEDMGATLADFLSQLAPPRKRMKRMTVADARTALVDEETDRLIDMDRVYDEAIRSVEDSGIVFIDEVDKIAGQGSEHGPDVSGEGVQRDLLPVLEGSTVHTRYGAVHTDHILFIAAGAFTMSRPSDLIPEFQGRFPIRVELKPLNEADLARILVEPSNSLTKQYTALLGTEGVTLEFSADGLQELAHQAAQVNQQDENIGARRLFTILEKVLEDVSFRADEFAGQTVTVDAAMVRARLGDLVRNEDLRRYVL
- the topA gene encoding type I DNA topoisomerase; this encodes MANRLIIVESPSKARTLGKFLGSGYTIKASMGHVRDLPKSKLGVDLEKGFAPQYEVTKEAQIKELRAAAKGAIEVILASDPDREGEAIAWHLAEALRLKDPQRVVFHEITRAAVEAALLAPRLIDRDLVAAQEARRVIDRLVGYQLSPFLWKKVRTGLSAGRVQSVAVRLVVDRENEIDAFVPEEWWTVEAQLATDQGATVIARLYAQRGDATLAEGEEEEVSGKAADPGDTKLRLPDEAAALKVLAALGVDAEGQPGAGVPPFEVAKVTARESTRSAPNPYTTSTMQQDASTRLRMAPKKSMQIAQGLYEGIELGSEGPVGLITYMRTDSTRISDSARAAAHAHIESAYGKQYVGRGTPRVSKAKAPAVAAQDAHEAIRPTDPERTPDSVATHLTAPQLKLYDLIWRRFVASQMAPAKFDTTRVDINAGDYVFRANGSVLRFDGFTRVLRRDDDQKDRSLPALVEGALLALQQLTREGHVTQPPPRYTEASLIKEMEERGIGRPSTYAPTVDVIQERKYVRQEERRLHPTELGKTVDGVLRSQFPAIVDVTFTADLEKRLDGVEDGHAGFEATIREWYTPFADTLEKAENNLERVRIPTKDTGEECPECEEGRLVVREGRFGEFVGCSRYPECKYIKKDGPAPEPTGEPCPDCGRPLVVRQGKRGPFTGCSGYPDCKYLRDEAAKPAGAEGDAAPEELGACPECGKRLARKSGRRGPFVGCSNYPDCKYIQPRASGEQGGRPAAQPTGENCPDCGKPLVTRMGRRGPFVGCSGYPKCRHIKGDAPPDGVPANGTSGDGAAPAAAAPVAPVVLDPELGACPDCERPLVRRQGRFGPFVSCSGYPNCKYRPPKATAARSAAG
- the rpsB gene encoding 30S ribosomal protein S2; the encoded protein is MPVATLRQLLEAGVHFGHQTSRWNPKMRPYIFAARNGIHIIDLQQTQAMLDEACEFARDLVAGGEKILFVGTKKQAQDTIEEGCKRSGQFYVTHRWMGGMLTNFGVIQRRLRNLADLRAAHERGDFERMGAKEANVNQDELDRLERNFGGMAGMKRLPGALFVVDCRKERLAVTEANKLHIPVIAIADSNVDPEQIQHVIPGNDDAIRAVRLITGLLVDAIVDGQQMLGEREMRERQAAEEAAAEAAAAAARAEAAAANVAGQEAEMAGATAGTEEA
- a CDS encoding YraN family protein, with the translated sequence MTSRRERPAPDALPPGRPLKDRVGQAGESAALAWVREQGWTVLARDWRARAGQIDIVAEDGETLVLIEVKARRGTGFGLPEEAVDVRKQQKLRTLMETYRLATKRQRQQCRIDVLGLILDDRLQVTRCQHIPNAVGDESTA
- the dprA gene encoding DNA-processing protein DprA, whose protein sequence is MNGCRRVARGGPGWPVPLEHLATPPAELWVRGTLWPPPAAAVAVVGARAATLTGLEVARELGRELATAGVLVISGLARGIDAAAHRGALEAGGPTLAVLGCGVDLCYPPGHERLLEAVCGAGAVISEDPPGTGPVAWRFPRRNRLIAALALGVVVVEAGERSGALSTARHAADLGREVLAVPGSVRSAQSRGTNRLIRVGATPLLELEDLAGALPELPLASPRRLATGPAAPPDDPVLRALLELVGSDPVHPDQLAEATRAGAAEIAVRLCALELGGWVRSLPGGGVSRVGGR
- the hslV gene encoding ATP-dependent protease subunit HslV, encoding MSAARPHATTIVAVKRGGQVAIAGDGQVTVGDVVMKHRAGKVRRLFHDEIIVGFAGAVADAFTLFDKFEQQLEKHQGNLLRAAVGLSREWRTDRYLRHLEAMLLVANSSQLLLLSGDGEIIEPDDDVAAIGSGGPYAHAAARALVQNTELTAPEVARRALEIAASLCIYTNDHITVQTLDTIDEAPAGTAGEKTAAESLP
- a CDS encoding YifB family Mg chelatase-like AAA ATPase, with the protein product MTASATCCAVQGVAGVPVTVEADLSNGLPGFTVVGLTDRAIQEARVRVKAAVGNSGLDFPNRKLTVNLAPAELPKEGTGFDLAIAVAVLRCGGRELRLEGTALLGELALDGELRPVAGVLPMARCLRAAGVRRLVVPPGNAAEACLVEGLEVVAPASLRACVEHLDGTTPLPLATPVPAPPALPGGVDLADIRGQATAKRALEIAAAGGHNLLMVGPPGSGKTMLARALASLLPDLIVEEGLEVAAVYSLRGALRDRHAASLRPPFRAPHHSISRAGLVGGGAGLARPGEISLAHRGVLFLDELCEFSRGHLEALRQPLEERTITVARVRGAVVFPASITLVAAANPCPCGHHEDPAQLCSCEPRALTAYRSRLSGPVRDRIDLGVRVPRQAYGQLFDATPEEPSAAARSRVEAARGRQRDREEPAGASLNALLDARRLLRAARPTGAATRLLAAAGERLGLSARGFHRVLRVARTVADLAGEDRVGEDAVAEALRHRGEAGA
- a CDS encoding DUF2277 domain-containing protein; the protein is MCRSIKTLRGIEPPASADDVHAAALQFVRKVSGYRAPSAANREPFDAAVEAVGAAAQQLLVDLRPGYAASGRRPQRRSSEPT
- the tsf gene encoding translation elongation factor Ts; protein product: MAENGTEITAALVKQLREMTGAGMMDCKRALADTGGDIEKAKDKLREKGMARAAGKSDRTANEGIVEAYLHSPGGAAPKQGALLELNCESDFVARTDDFKALARELALQVVGARPRWVRREEVPADIVEREKAIYRAQVAGKPDNIIEKIVDGKLEAFYGEVCLVDQVWVKDEKRKKKVGELVTEATAKLGEKVSIARFARFEVGEVAEGGQGAEAGGNGAVAPSES